Proteins encoded together in one Eubalaena glacialis isolate mEubGla1 chromosome 7, mEubGla1.1.hap2.+ XY, whole genome shotgun sequence window:
- the PACSIN1 gene encoding protein kinase C and casein kinase substrate in neurons protein 1, which yields MSGSYDEASLAPEETTDSFWEVGNYKRTVKRIDDGHRLCNDLMNCVQERAKIEKAYAQQLTDWAKRWRQLIEKGPQYGSLERAWGAMMTEADKVSELHQEVKNSLLNEDLEKVKNWQKDAYHKQIMGGFKETKEAEDGFRKAQKPWAKKMKELEAAKKAYHLACKEEKLAMTREMNSKTEQSVTPEQQKKLQDKVDKCKQDVQKMQEKYEKVLDDVGKTTPQYMEGMEQVFEQCQQFEERRLVFLKEVLLDIKRHLNLAENSSYVQVYRELEQAIRGADAQDDLRWFRSTSGPGMPMNWPQFEEWNPDLPHTTTKKEKQSKKAEGVVLTNAAGMVESTSQAGDRGSVSSYDRGQTYATEWSDDESGNPFGGNEANGGSNPFDEDAKGVRVRALYDYDGQEQDELSFKAGDELTKLGEEDEQGWCRGRLDSGQLGLYPANYVEAI from the exons ATGTCTGGCTCCTACGACGAGGCCTCGCTAGCTCCGGAGGAGACCACCGACAGCTTCTGGGAG GTGGGGAACTACAAGCGGACGGTGAAGCGCATCGATGACGGGCACCGGCTGTGCAACGACCTGATGAACTGCGTGCAGGAGCGCGCCAAGATCGAGAAGGCGTATGCGCAGCAGCTCACCGACTGGGCCAAGCGCTGGCGCCAGCTCATCGAGAAag GCCCACAGTATGGCAGCCTGGAGCGGGCCTGGGGTGCCATGATGACGGAGGCGGACAAGGTGAGCGAACTGCACCAGGAGGTGAAGAACAGCCTGCTGAACGAGGACCTGGAGAAGGTCAAGAACTGGCAGAAGGATGCCTATCACAAGCAGATCATGGGCGGCTTCAAGGAGACCAAGGAGGCTGAAGACGGCTTCCGCAAGGCCCAGAAGCCCTGGGCCAAGAAGATGAAGGAG ctAGAGGCAGCCAAGAAGGCCTACCATCTGGCCTGCAAAGAGGAGAAGCTGGCCATGACCCGGGAGATGAATAGCAAGACGGAGCAGTCGGTCACACCCGAGCAGCAGAAGAAGCTGCAGGACAAAGTGGACAAGTGCAAGCAGGACGTGCAGAAG ATGCAGGAGAAGTATGAGAAGGTGCTGGATGACGTGGGCAAGACCACACCCCAGTACATGGAGGGCATGGAGCAGGTGTTTGAACAGTGCCAGCAATTTGAGGAAAGGAGGCTGGTCTTCCTCAAGGAGGTGCTGCTAGACATCAAACGTCACCTCAACCTAGCTGAGAATAGCAG CTATGTTCAAGTGTACCGGGAGCTGGAGCAGGCCATCCGGGGGGCCGACGCCCAGGACGACCTCAGATGGTTCCGCAGCACCAGCGGCCCTGGCATGCCCATGAATTGGCCCCAGTTTGAG GAGTGGAACCCAGACCTCCCGCACACCACCACCAAGAAGGAGAAACAGTCCAAGAAGGCAGAGGGGGTAGTGCTGACCAATGCTGCTGGGATGGTGGAGTCCACATCCCAGGCTGGGGACCGTGGCAG TGTTAGCAGCTACGACAGGGGCCAGACTTACGCCACTGAGTGGTCGGACGACGAGAGCGGGAATCCATTTGGGGGAAATGAGGCCAACGGGGGCTCCAACCCCTTCGATGAAGACGCCAAGGGAGTGCGTGTGCGGGCGCTCTACGACTACGACGGCCAGGAGCAGGACGAGCTCAGCTTCAAGGCTG GAGATGAGCTCACCAAGCTTGGCGAGGAGGACGAGCAGGGTTGGTGCCGCGGGCGGCTGGACAGCGGGCAGCTGGGCCTCTATCCCGCCAACTACGTGGAGGCCATCTAG